One part of the Streptomyces lydicus genome encodes these proteins:
- a CDS encoding CsbD family protein gives MTAEKKTSAKADQLKGAVKETLGRAVGNERMTAEGRAERAKGDMRQAGHKAQDALKR, from the coding sequence ATGACCGCCGAGAAGAAGACGTCCGCCAAGGCCGACCAGCTCAAGGGCGCCGTGAAGGAAACCCTCGGGCGCGCGGTGGGCAACGAGCGGATGACCGCCGAAGGACGCGCGGAGCGCGCCAAGGGCGATATGCGGCAGGCCGGCCACAAGGCCCAGGACGCCCTGAAGCGATGA
- a CDS encoding SAM-dependent methyltransferase has protein sequence MNREQMSRIAHSGHPIKAPLDDASVRRLLERGTPRGDERLLDLGCGSAEWLLRALATGPQLHAVGVDISDDALTQAREAADRRGLGERLVLHHGAAADFVSPDPFDLVLSVGAAHAFGGLLPTLAAARAHLAPGGQVLIGDGFWEHPPSPEAVEMLGDFTDLASTVDRVVADGWTPVHGHVSSRQELDAYEWACWGTLAAWGLDRPTDPDGPRALAMAATRRSEWLRSYRDTWGFVTLLLRRTAD, from the coding sequence GTGAATCGCGAACAGATGTCCCGCATCGCCCACTCCGGGCACCCGATCAAGGCTCCGCTCGACGACGCATCCGTGCGCCGGTTGCTGGAACGCGGCACACCGCGCGGCGACGAGCGGCTGCTCGACCTCGGCTGCGGCAGCGCCGAATGGCTGCTGCGCGCCTTGGCCACCGGCCCCCAACTGCACGCCGTGGGAGTGGACATCTCCGACGACGCGCTGACGCAGGCCCGGGAGGCGGCCGATCGCCGCGGCCTCGGGGAGCGCCTCGTCCTCCACCACGGAGCGGCCGCGGACTTCGTCTCCCCGGACCCGTTCGACCTGGTGCTCAGCGTCGGGGCCGCGCATGCCTTCGGCGGTCTGCTGCCCACGCTCGCCGCGGCCCGCGCGCACCTGGCGCCCGGCGGTCAGGTCCTGATCGGTGACGGGTTCTGGGAACACCCGCCGTCGCCGGAAGCCGTCGAGATGCTCGGGGACTTCACCGACCTGGCGAGCACCGTGGACCGCGTCGTCGCCGACGGCTGGACCCCCGTCCACGGGCACGTGAGCTCGCGACAGGAGCTGGACGCCTACGAATGGGCCTGCTGGGGGACCCTGGCCGCGTGGGGCCTGGACCGTCCCACCGACCCGGACGGCCCACGGGCGCTGGCGATGGCCGCCACCCGGCGCTCCGAGTGGCTGCGGAGCTACCGCGACACCTGGGGTTTCGTCACCCTGCTCCTCCGCCGGACGGCCGACTGA
- a CDS encoding alcohol dehydrogenase: protein MSAYRVAQVAAAGGSFEVVEREVPRPGAGQVRLAVEACGICHSDALFVEAVLPGVRFPLVPGHEIAGRIDEIGAATPGDWQVGDRVVVGWFGGSCHSCTPCRRGDFVVCENLKVPGWAYDGGFGETVIAPADALARIPDTVPATEAGPMACAGVTTFNGLRRSSARPGDLVAVLGIGGLGHLGVQYAAAMGFETVALARGADKADFARQLGAHHYIDTTAGTPVADALQALGGAKAVLATAANSQAITSTVEGLSPRGELIVVGADTAPLGISPAQLLMQGKVVRGHPSGTAQDVQETMAFSALHGIRPMIETVPLDRADEAYRKMLSGAARFRMVLTTG from the coding sequence ATGAGCGCCTATCGAGTCGCGCAGGTCGCCGCCGCGGGCGGGTCGTTCGAGGTCGTCGAGCGGGAGGTGCCGCGGCCGGGCGCCGGTCAGGTACGGCTGGCGGTGGAGGCGTGCGGGATCTGCCACAGTGACGCCCTCTTCGTCGAGGCCGTGCTGCCGGGCGTGCGGTTCCCGCTGGTCCCCGGGCACGAGATCGCCGGCCGCATCGACGAGATCGGCGCGGCGACGCCGGGCGACTGGCAGGTGGGCGACCGGGTGGTGGTGGGCTGGTTCGGCGGCAGCTGCCACTCCTGCACACCCTGCCGCCGGGGCGACTTCGTCGTGTGCGAGAACCTGAAGGTCCCCGGCTGGGCGTACGACGGCGGGTTCGGCGAGACGGTGATCGCACCGGCCGACGCCCTGGCCCGCATCCCCGACACGGTCCCGGCCACCGAGGCGGGGCCGATGGCCTGCGCCGGCGTGACCACGTTCAACGGTCTGCGGCGCAGCTCCGCGCGACCGGGCGACCTGGTCGCCGTCCTCGGCATCGGCGGCCTCGGCCACCTGGGTGTGCAGTACGCGGCCGCCATGGGCTTCGAGACCGTGGCCCTCGCCCGCGGCGCCGACAAGGCGGACTTCGCCCGGCAACTCGGCGCGCACCACTACATCGACACCACGGCCGGCACCCCCGTCGCGGACGCCCTGCAGGCGCTCGGCGGCGCCAAGGCCGTACTGGCCACCGCCGCCAACTCGCAGGCCATCACCTCCACGGTGGAGGGGCTGTCGCCGCGGGGTGAGCTGATCGTCGTCGGTGCGGACACCGCACCCCTGGGGATCAGCCCCGCCCAGCTGCTCATGCAGGGCAAGGTCGTCCGCGGCCATCCGTCCGGCACCGCGCAGGACGTGCAGGAGACCATGGCGTTCAGTGCCCTGCACGGGATCCGCCCGATGATCGAGACCGTGCCGCTCGACCGGGCCGACGAGGCGTACCGGAAGATGCTGTCCGGCGCCGCCCGCTTCCGGATGGTCCTCACCACGGGCTGA
- a CDS encoding VOC family protein, translating into MNITSSALSLTVDDVPASAAFLVKHFGFQEAMAADGFASLAREDAPNVIFLRRGIEVLPEGFRDQRAAGVIIAFTVADLDAEFERLSSEGAPITMPLREEPWGERLFQVTDPNGVILQLVAWAGPEHR; encoded by the coding sequence ATGAACATCACCTCCAGCGCCCTCTCCCTGACCGTTGACGACGTTCCCGCCTCCGCCGCATTCCTGGTCAAGCACTTCGGCTTCCAAGAAGCCATGGCCGCCGACGGCTTCGCCTCGCTGGCCCGCGAGGACGCGCCCAACGTGATCTTTCTCCGGCGCGGCATCGAGGTCCTGCCCGAAGGCTTCCGGGACCAGCGTGCCGCCGGCGTGATCATCGCGTTCACCGTGGCCGATCTGGACGCCGAGTTCGAGCGGCTCAGCAGCGAGGGCGCCCCCATCACCATGCCGCTGCGTGAGGAGCCGTGGGGCGAACGCCTCTTCCAGGTCACCGACCCGAACGGTGTCATCCTCCAGCTCGTCGCCTGGGCCGGCCCCGAGCACCGGTGA
- a CDS encoding TetR/AcrR family transcriptional regulator has protein sequence MAKEHRGTSDPARILELLWREPGHGDSRRGPKQGLTVDAVVRVAVELADADGLEALTMRGIAQRLGVTPMTLYTYVPGKTELLDLMLDAVYLQMPRSDRSADPWRTRVAAVADENRALYDRHPWVATVLTARPPLGPGLMTKYEHELAAFDGLGLDDVERDAALTLVLDFVQSVARGNLAARAAARDSAMSDQQWWAANAPLLAKVFDPDRFPLAARVGSAAGAAHQGMYSPDHAFDFGLRCILDGLAHLAGCEDSADTP, from the coding sequence ATGGCCAAGGAACACAGGGGCACGAGCGATCCGGCCCGCATCCTGGAACTGCTGTGGCGCGAACCCGGACACGGGGATTCCCGCCGCGGCCCGAAGCAGGGTCTGACGGTCGACGCCGTCGTCCGGGTCGCCGTCGAACTCGCCGACGCCGACGGCCTGGAGGCCCTGACCATGCGCGGCATCGCCCAGCGGTTGGGCGTGACGCCGATGACGCTCTACACCTACGTCCCGGGCAAGACGGAACTGCTCGACCTCATGCTGGACGCCGTGTACCTGCAGATGCCGCGCAGCGACCGATCGGCGGATCCGTGGCGCACGAGGGTGGCGGCGGTCGCGGACGAGAACCGCGCCCTGTACGACCGCCACCCCTGGGTGGCGACCGTGCTCACCGCGCGTCCGCCGCTGGGTCCCGGCCTCATGACCAAGTACGAACACGAACTGGCCGCCTTCGACGGCCTGGGGCTCGACGACGTGGAGAGGGACGCGGCGCTCACTCTCGTTCTGGACTTCGTCCAGTCCGTCGCCCGTGGAAACCTTGCCGCCCGGGCCGCCGCCCGCGACAGCGCGATGTCCGACCAGCAGTGGTGGGCCGCCAACGCACCACTCCTGGCCAAGGTCTTCGATCCCGACCGGTTCCCCCTGGCTGCCCGTGTCGGAAGCGCCGCGGGCGCCGCTCACCAGGGCATGTACAGCCCTGACCATGCCTTCGACTTCGGACTGCGGTGCATCCTGGACGGTCTCGCCCACCTGGCCGGTTGCGAGGATTCCGCGGACACCCCGTAG
- a CDS encoding DUF2267 domain-containing protein has product MDDKEFFRAVAERSGLSRQEAADLTRATLDTLGHRLSGGEARDLALELPEPLRGSLQAGQGEMEIFGPAESIRRVGVHTGLTEPEAARGVRAVLSTLQEAVSQKEFAHAMSQLGKEYAQLVEATR; this is encoded by the coding sequence ATGGACGACAAGGAGTTCTTCCGCGCGGTGGCGGAGCGCTCGGGACTCTCCCGACAGGAAGCGGCCGATCTCACCCGTGCCACCCTCGACACGCTCGGGCACCGTCTGAGCGGCGGCGAAGCCCGCGATCTGGCCCTCGAACTTCCCGAGCCGCTGCGTGGCTCGCTCCAGGCCGGACAGGGGGAGATGGAGATCTTCGGCCCCGCCGAGTCGATCCGCAGGGTGGGCGTGCACACCGGGCTGACCGAGCCGGAGGCCGCCCGGGGCGTCCGGGCGGTCCTCAGCACCCTCCAGGAAGCCGTCTCGCAGAAGGAGTTCGCGCACGCCATGTCGCAACTCGGCAAGGAGTACGCGCAGTTGGTGGAGGCCACCCGCTGA
- a CDS encoding carbohydrate-binding protein — MPPRNVRTFAAVASAACLALVAAGTALATGHGAAAPAREAVGSNWYAAAPYLMPLDNDPPDAAAVMDATGLKAFQLAFLLAPNGGGCSPTWGGTGPVSSDTAVAGVIATIRAKGGDVSASVGGYGGTKLGQTCGTPEATAAAYQQAIDKYGLKALDFDLEEPEYENAAAIHNEIGAAKILQQKNPGIYLSVTTAGTADGTGWFGKQMLNEAKAQSFTPDNFSIMPFDGGFNGAASQTAALTNFNSVLRSTFGWDEATAYAHEGISQMNGRSDTGEYFTQADFQTVLDFATAHHLARFTNWSVNRDRQCSPPDNNGKTSGTCSSVPQGAYDFTKYSVRFAGATPPTTPPTTPPTTPPGNGGCTAAAYGAGTVYVGGDTVSYQGHTWRARWWTQGEAPSTGGSGVWQDLGAC; from the coding sequence GTGCCACCTCGAAACGTCAGAACCTTCGCCGCCGTCGCCTCGGCGGCCTGCCTCGCACTGGTGGCGGCCGGTACGGCCCTCGCCACCGGCCACGGTGCCGCCGCTCCGGCCCGGGAGGCCGTGGGCAGCAACTGGTACGCGGCGGCGCCCTACCTCATGCCGCTCGACAACGACCCGCCGGACGCAGCGGCCGTCATGGACGCCACCGGCCTCAAGGCGTTCCAGCTCGCCTTCCTGCTGGCCCCGAACGGCGGCGGCTGTTCGCCGACGTGGGGCGGCACCGGTCCGGTCTCCTCGGACACCGCGGTGGCCGGTGTGATCGCCACGATCCGCGCGAAGGGCGGCGACGTGTCGGCCTCCGTCGGCGGCTACGGCGGCACCAAGCTCGGCCAGACGTGCGGCACCCCCGAGGCGACCGCCGCCGCGTACCAGCAGGCCATCGACAAGTACGGCCTCAAGGCACTCGACTTCGACCTGGAGGAGCCGGAGTACGAGAACGCCGCGGCCATCCACAACGAGATCGGCGCCGCCAAGATCCTTCAGCAGAAGAACCCCGGCATCTACCTCTCCGTCACCACGGCCGGCACCGCCGACGGCACCGGCTGGTTCGGCAAGCAGATGCTCAACGAGGCGAAGGCCCAGTCCTTCACCCCGGACAACTTCTCCATCATGCCCTTCGACGGGGGCTTCAACGGCGCGGCGTCGCAGACCGCGGCGCTGACCAACTTCAACTCCGTCCTGCGGTCCACCTTCGGCTGGGACGAGGCCACCGCGTACGCCCACGAGGGCATCTCGCAGATGAACGGCCGCAGCGACACCGGGGAGTACTTCACCCAGGCGGACTTCCAGACGGTGCTGGACTTCGCCACCGCCCACCACCTGGCGCGCTTCACGAACTGGTCCGTCAACCGCGACCGGCAGTGCTCCCCGCCGGACAACAACGGCAAGACGTCCGGTACCTGCAGCAGCGTTCCGCAGGGCGCCTACGACTTCACCAAGTACTCGGTGAGGTTCGCCGGGGCGACGCCGCCCACCACACCACCCACCACCCCGCCCACGACACCGCCGGGCAACGGCGGCTGCACCGCGGCCGCTTACGGCGCCGGCACCGTCTACGTGGGCGGTGACACGGTCTCCTACCAGGGCCACACCTGGCGGGCCAGATGGTGGACGCAGGGCGAGGCGCCCTCCACCGGCGGCTCGGGAGTCTGGCAGGACCTGGGCGCCTGCTGA
- a CDS encoding M4 family metallopeptidase: MVAVGVQAGSASAQPDRATGASAVQLSAAQRATALKSAQSDASATAAKIGLGAREKLVVRDVIKDADGTVHTRYERTFDGLPVLGGDLVVHQAKNGAHSVTKATNARISVASTAAPLAPSAARKSALRAAAAVKDSKTDASGTPRKVIWAATGKPVLAYETVVTGVQKDGTPSRLHVITDAATGKKLWQNEAIETGTGTSTYSGKVALTTTKSGTTYQLTDGARGGHKTYDLNQKTSGTGTLFTDADDVWGGGRQTAGVDAHYGAAVTWDFYKNTFGRNGIRGDGKGAYSRVHYGNSYVNAFWDDGCFCMTYGDGSGNTHPLTSLDVAAHEMSHGVTAATAGLNYSGESGGLNEATSDIFGTSAEFYANNSSDPGDYLIGEKIDINGDGTPLRYMDKPSKDGASADYWSSTVGNKDVHYSSGVANHFFYLLSEGSGAKVIGGVSYNSPTYNGSKLTGIGRDKAEKIWYKALTTYMTSTTNYKAARTATLKAAGDLYGTTGTEYKAVGAAWTGLNVN; this comes from the coding sequence ATGGTCGCCGTCGGCGTCCAGGCCGGATCGGCCAGCGCGCAGCCGGACCGTGCGACCGGCGCGTCGGCGGTCCAGCTCTCCGCCGCTCAGCGGGCCACCGCGCTCAAGAGCGCCCAGAGCGACGCCTCCGCGACCGCCGCGAAGATCGGCCTCGGCGCACGCGAGAAGCTCGTCGTCCGGGACGTCATCAAGGACGCGGACGGCACGGTGCACACCCGGTACGAGCGCACCTTCGACGGCCTGCCCGTCCTCGGCGGCGACCTCGTCGTGCACCAGGCCAAGAACGGTGCGCACAGCGTCACCAAGGCGACCAACGCCCGTATATCCGTGGCCAGTACGGCCGCCCCGCTCGCCCCCTCCGCCGCGCGGAAGAGCGCCCTGCGCGCCGCCGCCGCGGTGAAGGACAGCAAGACAGACGCCTCCGGCACGCCGCGCAAGGTGATCTGGGCGGCCACCGGCAAGCCGGTCCTCGCCTACGAAACCGTCGTCACCGGTGTCCAGAAGGACGGCACGCCCAGCCGGCTGCACGTCATCACCGACGCCGCCACCGGCAAGAAGCTGTGGCAGAACGAGGCCATCGAGACCGGCACCGGTACCAGCACCTACAGCGGCAAGGTCGCGCTCACCACCACCAAGAGCGGAACGACCTACCAGCTCACCGACGGGGCCCGCGGCGGTCACAAGACGTACGACCTCAACCAGAAGACGTCCGGCACCGGCACGCTCTTCACCGACGCGGACGACGTTTGGGGCGGCGGGCGCCAGACCGCCGGCGTCGACGCGCACTACGGGGCGGCCGTCACCTGGGACTTCTACAAGAACACCTTCGGCCGCAACGGCATCCGCGGCGACGGCAAGGGCGCCTACTCCCGCGTCCACTACGGCAACAGCTACGTCAACGCCTTCTGGGACGACGGCTGCTTCTGCATGACCTACGGCGACGGCAGCGGCAACACCCACCCGCTGACCTCGCTCGACGTGGCTGCCCACGAGATGAGCCACGGCGTCACGGCGGCCACCGCCGGCCTCAACTACAGCGGCGAGTCCGGTGGTCTGAACGAGGCGACGTCCGACATCTTCGGCACCTCGGCCGAGTTCTACGCCAACAACTCCTCGGACCCGGGCGACTACCTCATCGGCGAGAAGATCGACATCAACGGCGACGGCACCCCGCTGCGCTACATGGACAAGCCGAGCAAGGACGGCGCCTCGGCCGACTACTGGTCCAGCACCGTCGGCAACAAGGACGTCCACTACTCGTCCGGCGTCGCCAACCACTTCTTCTACCTGCTGTCCGAGGGCAGCGGCGCCAAGGTCATCGGCGGCGTCAGCTACAACAGCCCGACCTACAACGGCTCCAAGCTCACCGGCATCGGCCGGGACAAGGCCGAGAAGATCTGGTACAAGGCCCTCACCACGTACATGACCTCCACCACCAACTACAAGGCCGCCCGCACGGCGACCCTCAAGGCGGCGGGTGATCTGTACGGCACCACGGGCACCGAGTACAAGGCGGTCGGCGCCGCCTGGACCGGTCTGAACGTGAACTAG
- a CDS encoding helix-turn-helix domain-containing protein yields the protein MNEHFYSVEQVAEHLGLHVRTVRNYVRDGRLPAVRIGKQYRIAHEDLEAFTGRPAPSPGSRAGGRPPHAEVSSIVQIDAVDAGTAGRLAGLLMSAAAHGRPGGAPLRIETAHDPERARMKVIVLGSPGDTARLLEYMEGVLAS from the coding sequence GTGAACGAGCACTTCTACTCGGTGGAGCAGGTCGCCGAGCACCTCGGCCTGCATGTCCGCACCGTCCGCAACTACGTCCGCGACGGGCGGCTCCCCGCCGTCCGCATCGGCAAGCAGTACCGGATCGCGCACGAGGACCTGGAAGCCTTCACCGGCCGTCCGGCCCCCTCTCCGGGGAGCCGGGCCGGCGGACGGCCACCGCACGCCGAGGTGTCGAGCATCGTGCAGATCGACGCGGTCGACGCCGGGACGGCCGGTCGCCTGGCCGGCCTCCTGATGAGCGCGGCTGCCCACGGCCGTCCCGGCGGGGCGCCGTTGCGGATCGAGACGGCCCACGACCCGGAGCGGGCGCGTATGAAGGTCATCGTCCTGGGGAGCCCGGGGGACACCGCCCGGCTGTTGGAGTACATGGAGGGGGTACTCGCGTCATGA
- a CDS encoding alpha/beta fold hydrolase — protein sequence MSAIYKSEAGAQEIQRRYREALDAWPVPAEQLRVPTREGETFVLVSGPEDAPPVVLLHGAGANATMWQDDITTWARHFRTYAVDLIGEPGLSAPSRPPLASDAPARWLDDVLEALGITRAAFVGTSLGGWLALDHATRRPERVDRLALLCPGGVGRQRMGWLFKALLLRPLGARGVRRSAGAVAGLDRPEHRAVLDQLVLTFAQFKPRTERLPVFPDDALRRLAMPVQVTVGGRDALFDSAGTARRTARCVPHATVRVLPEAGHALLGQTDAVLTFLRH from the coding sequence ATGAGCGCGATCTACAAGTCCGAGGCGGGCGCGCAGGAGATACAGCGGCGGTACCGCGAGGCGCTGGACGCCTGGCCGGTCCCCGCGGAGCAGCTGCGGGTACCCACCCGCGAGGGCGAGACCTTCGTGCTGGTCTCCGGGCCCGAGGACGCGCCGCCCGTGGTGCTGCTGCACGGCGCGGGGGCGAACGCCACGATGTGGCAGGACGACATCACCACCTGGGCCCGGCACTTCCGCACCTACGCCGTCGACCTCATCGGCGAGCCGGGGCTGAGCGCACCGTCCCGCCCCCCGCTCGCCTCGGACGCCCCGGCCCGGTGGCTGGACGACGTACTGGAGGCCCTCGGGATCACCCGCGCCGCGTTCGTCGGGACCTCCCTCGGCGGCTGGCTGGCGCTGGACCACGCCACCCGGCGCCCGGAACGGGTGGACCGCCTGGCCCTGTTGTGCCCCGGTGGCGTGGGGCGGCAGAGGATGGGGTGGCTTTTCAAGGCCCTGCTGCTGCGCCCCCTGGGGGCCCGGGGGGTGCGCCGGTCGGCCGGTGCCGTCGCCGGCCTGGACCGGCCGGAGCACCGGGCCGTCCTCGACCAACTCGTGCTGACCTTCGCGCAGTTCAAGCCGCGCACCGAGCGGCTGCCGGTGTTCCCCGACGACGCGCTGCGCCGCCTGGCCATGCCCGTCCAGGTGACCGTCGGCGGCCGTGACGCCCTGTTCGACTCCGCGGGCACCGCCCGCCGCACCGCCCGCTGCGTCCCGCACGCGACCGTGCGCGTCCTGCCCGAGGCCGGACACGCGCTCCTCGGGCAGACCGATGCCGTACTGACCTTTCTCCGCCACTGA
- a CDS encoding maleylpyruvate isomerase family mycothiol-dependent enzyme, translating into MPTTEMLGRIATSTDRFVRTVTTLTDADIRGATLVPPWTRGHVITHVARAADSLCRLLTWARTGVETPQYTGMDARAAEIEAGARRPVDALVADVLASAARFDDAVRSLPDAAWTYEVRMRTGEPRTPAALMVSRLRELEVHHADLATGYTFADIPPEAARWIIDDLVEAQRRRDGTPPLRIEATDTGLSRELGSGGPTVRGSQADLLGWLTGRTGGATLTTTAPGPVPDAPYWI; encoded by the coding sequence ATGCCCACGACCGAGATGCTGGGCCGGATCGCCACGTCCACGGACCGCTTCGTGCGGACCGTCACCACGCTCACCGATGCGGACATCCGCGGAGCGACGCTGGTGCCGCCGTGGACCCGCGGCCATGTGATCACCCATGTGGCACGGGCCGCCGACAGCCTCTGCCGGCTCCTCACCTGGGCCCGCACCGGTGTGGAGACACCGCAGTACACCGGGATGGACGCCCGGGCCGCGGAGATCGAGGCCGGCGCCCGGCGCCCGGTCGACGCGCTGGTGGCCGACGTCCTGGCGAGCGCCGCGCGCTTCGACGACGCCGTGCGCTCCCTGCCCGACGCGGCGTGGACCTACGAAGTCCGCATGCGCACCGGCGAACCGCGCACACCGGCCGCCCTGATGGTCTCCCGGCTTCGCGAACTGGAGGTGCACCACGCCGACTTGGCGACCGGCTACACCTTCGCCGACATACCGCCGGAGGCCGCCCGCTGGATCATCGACGACCTCGTCGAGGCGCAGCGCCGGCGCGACGGCACCCCACCGCTGCGCATCGAGGCCACGGACACCGGCCTGTCCCGCGAACTGGGCAGCGGGGGTCCGACGGTCCGGGGCTCCCAGGCGGACCTCCTCGGCTGGCTCACCGGCCGCACCGGCGGAGCCACCCTGACGACCACCGCCCCCGGCCCGGTCCCCGACGCCCCGTACTGGATCTGA
- a CDS encoding dienelactone hydrolase family protein encodes MAEVLLFHHAHGLTSGVRAFAGALEAAGHRVHLPDLYEGRVFEDLQDGVGHAREVGFETIIERGRAAAEKLPAGLVHLGFSLGVLPAQALAQTRAGARGALLLHSCVPVSEFGGAWPQGVPVQIHGMDADEFFVADGDLDAARALVASTPDAELFLYPGDRHLFADSSLPSYDEKATALLTERVIGFLDGVR; translated from the coding sequence ATGGCCGAGGTACTTCTGTTCCACCACGCACACGGGCTGACGTCCGGTGTCCGTGCGTTCGCCGGGGCGCTGGAGGCGGCCGGCCACCGTGTCCACCTCCCTGACCTGTATGAAGGGCGGGTCTTCGAGGACCTCCAGGACGGTGTCGGCCACGCCCGGGAGGTCGGGTTCGAAACGATCATCGAGCGCGGTCGGGCCGCCGCGGAGAAGCTGCCCGCCGGCCTCGTCCACCTCGGCTTCTCGCTCGGCGTGCTGCCCGCCCAGGCCCTCGCCCAGACCCGGGCCGGAGCCAGGGGCGCGCTGCTGCTGCACTCCTGCGTCCCGGTCTCGGAGTTCGGCGGCGCCTGGCCGCAGGGCGTCCCGGTCCAGATCCACGGTATGGACGCGGACGAGTTCTTCGTCGCGGACGGTGATCTCGACGCGGCTCGCGCGCTGGTCGCCTCGACGCCGGACGCCGAGTTGTTCCTCTACCCCGGCGACCGGCACCTCTTCGCCGACAGCAGCCTGCCGTCGTACGACGAGAAGGCCACGGCGCTGCTCACCGAGCGGGTGATCGGGTTCCTGGACGGCGTCCGGTAG
- a CDS encoding DUF4232 domain-containing protein has protein sequence MSPHLTPRHARHAAAAVLAAVAAVALTACQEGKTNGAGDPSAAASQGAGSGNASGGTAGSSQGTGGAGSGQPTAARSAASADNSSDRCTAASMRLRLGAPDAGAGNIRYPLVFTNSGKQTCTLRGFPGVSLLARDAQTIGKPATREQGAGGPVRLAPGASAHAVLHTINEGLKGSGCWKSADLVQAYPPGSKEAMTAHTSGLRVCGDEFSVTAVAPGASG, from the coding sequence ATGTCCCCCCATCTCACCCCGCGCCACGCACGTCACGCCGCTGCCGCGGTGCTCGCCGCCGTCGCCGCCGTCGCCCTCACCGCCTGCCAGGAAGGCAAGACCAACGGCGCCGGCGACCCGTCGGCCGCCGCCTCCCAGGGCGCCGGTTCCGGCAACGCGTCCGGCGGCACCGCGGGCAGCTCGCAGGGCACCGGCGGCGCGGGCAGCGGTCAGCCCACCGCCGCACGCAGCGCGGCGTCCGCCGACAACTCCTCGGACCGCTGCACGGCGGCGTCGATGCGGTTGCGGCTGGGCGCGCCCGACGCGGGTGCGGGCAACATCCGCTACCCGCTGGTGTTCACCAACAGCGGCAAGCAGACCTGCACCCTGCGGGGCTTCCCGGGGGTGTCGCTGCTGGCCCGGGACGCGCAGACGATCGGCAAGCCGGCCACCCGCGAGCAGGGCGCGGGCGGGCCCGTGCGGCTGGCCCCCGGCGCGAGCGCGCACGCCGTGCTGCACACCATCAACGAGGGGCTGAAGGGGTCCGGCTGCTGGAAGAGCGCGGACCTGGTCCAGGCGTACCCGCCCGGCTCCAAGGAGGCGATGACCGCGCACACTTCCGGGCTGCGGGTCTGCGGTGACGAGTTCAGCGTCACGGCCGTCGCGCCGGGCGCCTCCGGCTGA
- a CDS encoding GNAT family N-acetyltransferase, with protein sequence MFAISLGDGAELRPLEPWQAEEFLAHMDRGRTFIGRHIGLPDAVTDLDSARRWLQSYADKAAADAGRLHGIWLDGLLVGGVLFRLFDAETGNCEAGCWLEPDAAGRGLVTRATRLIIDWAIRERGMHRVEWLVSSENTPSIDVARRLGMRRDGVLRANHPYRGVRQDTEVWSVLAPEWRSA encoded by the coding sequence ATGTTCGCGATTTCCCTGGGTGACGGAGCCGAACTGCGGCCGCTGGAGCCCTGGCAGGCCGAGGAGTTCCTCGCCCACATGGACCGCGGCCGCACCTTCATCGGCCGGCACATCGGGCTCCCCGACGCCGTGACCGACCTCGATTCCGCCCGGCGCTGGCTCCAGTCGTACGCCGACAAGGCCGCTGCCGACGCCGGCCGGCTCCACGGCATCTGGCTCGACGGACTCCTCGTCGGCGGCGTCCTCTTCCGGCTCTTCGACGCGGAGACCGGCAACTGCGAGGCCGGCTGCTGGCTGGAGCCGGACGCCGCCGGGCGGGGCCTGGTCACCCGCGCGACCCGCCTGATCATCGACTGGGCGATCCGGGAACGCGGGATGCACCGGGTGGAGTGGCTGGTGTCCTCGGAGAACACCCCGAGCATCGACGTGGCCAGACGGCTCGGCATGCGCCGCGACGGTGTGCTGCGTGCGAACCATCCGTACCGGGGTGTGCGGCAGGACACCGAGGTCTGGTCGGTGCTCGCCCCCGAGTGGCGCTCCGCGTAG